In Aquipuribacter hungaricus, one genomic interval encodes:
- a CDS encoding PucR family transcriptional regulator, translated as AWPAAPRPVLASALLPERVLAGDVTARRALVDMVHTPLVEAGKDLVDTLQAYLDTGGALEATARVLFVHANTVRYRLNRVEQVTGLLATDPRERWTLQLGLALGRLAGSPRPHRA; from the coding sequence CGCCTGGCCCGCCGCGCCGCGGCCGGTGCTCGCCTCGGCGCTGCTGCCCGAGCGGGTCCTCGCCGGCGACGTCACCGCGCGCCGGGCGCTCGTCGACATGGTCCACACCCCGCTGGTCGAGGCCGGCAAGGACCTCGTGGACACCCTCCAGGCCTACCTGGACACCGGCGGCGCGCTGGAGGCGACCGCCCGGGTGCTGTTCGTCCACGCCAACACCGTCCGTTACCGGCTCAACCGGGTCGAGCAGGTCACCGGCCTGCTGGCGACCGACCCCCGGGAGCGGTGGACCCTGCAGCTCGGCCTCGCTCTCGGCCGTCTCGCGGGGTCACCCCGGCCTCACCGCGCGTGA